A DNA window from Shewanella baltica contains the following coding sequences:
- the ihfB gene encoding integration host factor subunit beta produces the protein MTKSELIEKLATRQSQLSAKEVEGAIKEMLEQMATTLESGDRIEIRGFGSFSLHYRAPRTGRNPKTGSSVDLEGKYVPHFKPGKELRERVDAVNV, from the coding sequence ATGACGAAATCTGAACTTATCGAAAAACTCGCCACCAGGCAGTCGCAGCTGTCGGCGAAAGAGGTTGAAGGCGCAATCAAAGAAATGTTGGAGCAAATGGCAACAACATTAGAAAGCGGTGATCGTATTGAGATCCGTGGCTTTGGTAGTTTCTCGCTTCACTATCGTGCACCGCGGACTGGCCGTAATCCAAAGACTGGTTCATCAGTCGATTTGGAAGGTAAATACGTCCCGCACTTTAAGCCAGGCAAAGAACTGCGCGAGCGTGTTGACGCCGTTAATGTGTGA
- a CDS encoding LapA family protein yields the protein MKSFVATVLVALLFILALIFGARNEQVVTISYFVAQGEYRLPVVLAIVFFAGFILSWLVASYYIVRLKLSLATTRKKLNQVMAKAPQDVDA from the coding sequence GTGAAATCATTTGTAGCAACTGTGCTTGTGGCACTGTTATTTATTCTGGCGTTGATTTTTGGCGCGCGTAACGAACAAGTGGTGACCATCAGCTATTTTGTCGCACAGGGTGAATATCGTTTACCTGTTGTGCTAGCGATCGTCTTTTTTGCTGGTTTCATCTTGAGCTGGTTAGTTGCAAGCTATTATATCGTGCGCTTGAAATTGAGCTTAGCGACAACGAGAAAGAAACTAAACCAAGTGATGGCTAAAGCCCCTCAGGATGTAGACGCCTAA
- the lapB gene encoding lipopolysaccharide assembly protein LapB — translation MLEILFLLLPIAAAYGWYMGRRSIRQNQSNQRKQLSRDYFTGLNFLLSNESDKAVDLFISMLDVDDETIDTHLSLGSLFRKRGEVDRSIRIHQNLIARPNLANEQRDIAMMELGKDYLAAGFYDRAEEIFINLVSQDDHSEESETQLIAIYQVIKEWQKAIDITKRLSRKRQQVLKPLTAHFYCQLADEASDDSQKIKLLQQALKQDQQCGRALLTLAKKYLDIQDYAQCKQMLLQLKKADIELFADAIPTAKQVYRDTQDKEGFQELLAGAMADGAGASVVVALAQHMISLDEIKAAETMVLDALYRHPTMKGFQHLMQMHLRQAEEGQAKQSLTMLEQLVEQQIKFRPSYRCKECGFPSHALYWHCPSCKNWGSIKRIRGLDGE, via the coding sequence ATGCTTGAGATACTCTTTCTGTTGCTTCCCATTGCTGCCGCCTACGGTTGGTATATGGGGCGACGGAGCATAAGGCAGAATCAAAGCAATCAACGTAAACAATTGAGCCGGGACTACTTTACTGGCCTCAATTTCTTACTGTCGAACGAATCGGATAAAGCCGTTGATTTGTTTATCAGTATGCTAGATGTTGACGATGAAACCATAGATACCCATCTGTCACTCGGTTCGCTGTTTCGTAAGCGAGGCGAGGTCGACCGCTCCATCCGTATCCATCAGAATTTAATTGCCCGTCCAAACCTAGCCAATGAGCAGCGCGACATCGCTATGATGGAGCTGGGTAAAGATTATCTGGCCGCGGGTTTTTACGACAGGGCCGAAGAAATCTTTATCAACTTGGTTAGCCAAGATGATCACAGCGAAGAATCTGAAACTCAGCTGATTGCTATCTATCAAGTGATTAAAGAGTGGCAAAAAGCCATTGATATCACTAAGCGTCTAAGTCGTAAACGTCAGCAAGTCTTAAAGCCGTTAACGGCGCATTTCTATTGCCAGTTAGCCGATGAAGCCAGTGACGATTCACAGAAGATTAAACTGCTGCAACAGGCGCTGAAGCAAGATCAGCAATGCGGTCGTGCGTTATTGACCTTAGCGAAAAAATACCTCGATATTCAAGATTATGCCCAGTGCAAGCAAATGCTGCTGCAACTGAAAAAAGCCGATATCGAGCTTTTTGCCGATGCAATCCCCACGGCCAAACAAGTTTATCGCGACACACAAGACAAAGAAGGCTTCCAAGAGTTACTGGCGGGCGCCATGGCCGATGGCGCGGGGGCTTCAGTGGTTGTCGCCTTAGCGCAGCACATGATAAGTCTGGATGAGATTAAAGCGGCAGAGACCATGGTGCTCGATGCCCTATATCGCCATCCGACCATGAAAGGTTTTCAGCACTTGATGCAGATGCATTTGCGTCAAGCAGAGGAAGGGCAAGCCAAGCAAAGTTTAACTATGCTAGAGCAGCTCGTTGAGCAACAAATTAAATTCCGTCCGAGCTACCGTTGTAAAGAGTGTGGTTTCCCTTCACATGCACTTTACTGGCATTGTCCTTCCTGTAAAAACTGGGGCAGTATCAAGCGGATCAGAGGCTTAGACGGCGAGTAA